GAACCGCGGATCGCACGGGGCGGTCTCGCCTGCCTCATAGACCGTCCGCGAGGCCGGGTCGACGGGCCGGTAGGACGTCCGCAGCTCTCGGATACGTTCCTTCAGAACGGTCAGGCCCCGGTCCCAGCCGATCCGATCAGCGATCACCGTCGTCGGCATCTCCGGGCACTGCTCGCGGAGTTCGCGGATCTGCGGCTCGACCGCGTCCACGATCGAATCCTTCGGCGCCCGCTGGTACTTCCGCGGCGCATCATCCGCGATGGCCCTGCGGACCGTGTTTCTCGCGATCCCCAGCTTCCGCGCGATCGCTCGCACCGGCATCTGTTCAGTCCGGTGAAGTCGGCGGATCTCCGCCCAGTCCTCCACGC
This window of the Streptomyces sp. NBC_00237 genome carries:
- a CDS encoding helix-turn-helix domain-containing protein — translated: MIGVEDWAEIRRLHRTEQMPVRAIARKLGIARNTVRRAIADDAPRKYQRAPKDSIVDAVEPQIRELREQCPEMPTTVIADRIGWDRGLTVLKERIRELRTSYRPVDPASRTVYEAGETAPCDPRFPAAEIPLGSGQTGHPPVLVTVAA